A single window of Streptomyces aquilus DNA harbors:
- the rfbD gene encoding dTDP-4-dehydrorhamnose reductase, whose product MTDNRIWLVTGAGGMLGQDVLARLAEAGEQTVALDRAALDLTDAAAVRGTIETHRPAVVVNCAAWTAVDDAESREEEALRINGDGPAHLAAACAATGAVLLHISTDYVFAGDATTPYAEDAPTAPRSAYGRTKLAGERAVLGIERGYVVRTAWLYGTGGPNFVRTMIKLEGLKDTLDVVDDQRGQPTWSADLAGLLYELGRGALAGTAPAGVYHGTSSGETTWYGLTREIFRLLGTDPDRVRPTTSEAFVRPAPRPAYSVLGHDRFAAAGLTPLRDWRAALTEAFPEIHRVQTKEDPA is encoded by the coding sequence GTGACCGACAACCGCATCTGGCTGGTCACCGGCGCGGGCGGCATGCTCGGCCAGGACGTCCTGGCCCGGCTCGCCGAGGCCGGCGAGCAGACCGTCGCCCTCGACCGCGCCGCCCTCGACCTCACCGACGCCGCCGCCGTGCGCGGCACGATCGAGACGCACCGGCCCGCGGTCGTCGTCAACTGCGCGGCCTGGACCGCCGTCGACGACGCCGAGAGCCGCGAGGAGGAGGCCCTGCGCATCAACGGCGACGGCCCCGCCCATCTCGCCGCCGCCTGCGCCGCCACCGGCGCCGTCCTCCTGCACATCTCCACGGACTACGTCTTCGCGGGCGACGCGACGACCCCGTACGCGGAGGACGCCCCCACCGCCCCGCGCAGCGCCTACGGCCGCACCAAGCTCGCCGGCGAGCGGGCCGTGCTCGGCATCGAGCGCGGCTATGTGGTGCGCACGGCCTGGCTGTACGGCACGGGCGGCCCCAATTTCGTCCGTACGATGATCAAGCTGGAGGGGCTCAAGGACACCCTGGACGTCGTCGACGACCAGCGCGGCCAGCCCACCTGGAGCGCCGATCTCGCCGGGCTGCTGTACGAGCTGGGCCGCGGCGCCCTGGCCGGCACCGCCCCGGCCGGCGTCTACCACGGCACCAGCTCCGGCGAGACGACCTGGTACGGCCTCACCCGGGAGATCTTCCGGCTGCTCGGCACCGACCCCGACCGGGTCCGCCCCACCACCAGCGAGGCCTTCGTCCGCCCCGCCCCCCGCCCGGCCTACAGCGTCCTCGGCCACGACCGCTTCGCGGCGGCCGGCCTCACGCCCCTGCGGGACTGGCGTGCGGCGCTCACCGAGGCCTTCCCGGAGATCCACCGGGTCCAGACGAAGGAGGACCCGGCGTGA
- the rfbB gene encoding dTDP-glucose 4,6-dehydratase yields the protein MTTTKILVTGGAGFIGSHYVRTVLGPEGPGDVEITVLDKLTYAGNPANLDEVREHPGFSFVQGDICDPELVGKLMAEHDQVVHFAAESHVDRSIDGGAEFVRTNVVGTHTLIDAAHRAGIKTFVHISTDEVYGSIDEGSWPETHPLQPNSPYSSAKASSDLIALSYHRTHGLDVRVTRCSNNYGHHHFPEKVIPLFVTNLLDGKKVPLYGDGGNVRDWLHIDDHVQGIELVRTKGRAGEVYNIGGGTELSNKELTGLLLEACGADWETSVEYVEDRKGHDRRYSVDCTKIREELGYEPRKSFRQGLAETVQWYRDNRAWWEPLKERAAL from the coding sequence ATGACGACCACCAAGATCCTGGTGACCGGCGGTGCCGGTTTCATCGGCTCGCACTACGTCCGTACGGTGCTCGGACCCGAGGGCCCCGGTGACGTCGAGATCACCGTCCTCGACAAGCTGACGTACGCGGGCAACCCGGCCAACCTCGACGAGGTGCGCGAGCACCCCGGGTTCTCCTTCGTGCAGGGCGACATCTGCGACCCCGAGCTGGTCGGCAAGCTGATGGCCGAGCACGACCAGGTGGTGCACTTCGCCGCCGAGTCGCACGTCGACCGGTCCATCGACGGCGGCGCCGAGTTCGTCCGTACGAACGTCGTCGGCACGCACACGCTCATCGACGCCGCCCACCGCGCGGGCATCAAGACCTTCGTGCACATCTCCACAGACGAGGTCTACGGCTCCATCGACGAGGGTTCCTGGCCGGAGACGCACCCGCTCCAGCCGAACTCGCCGTATTCCTCCGCGAAGGCCTCCAGCGACCTGATCGCGCTGTCGTACCACCGCACCCACGGCCTGGACGTGCGGGTGACCCGCTGCTCCAACAACTACGGGCACCACCACTTCCCCGAGAAGGTCATCCCGCTCTTCGTGACCAACCTCCTCGACGGCAAGAAGGTCCCGCTCTACGGCGACGGCGGCAACGTCCGCGACTGGCTGCACATCGACGACCACGTCCAGGGCATCGAGCTGGTGCGCACCAAGGGCCGGGCCGGCGAGGTCTACAACATCGGCGGCGGCACCGAGCTCTCCAACAAGGAGCTCACCGGGCTGCTCCTGGAGGCCTGCGGCGCGGACTGGGAGACCAGTGTCGAGTACGTCGAGGACCGCAAGGGCCACGACCGCCGCTACTCGGTCGACTGCACGAAGATCCGCGAGGAGCTCGGCTACGAACCCCGCAAGAGCTTCCGGCAGGGCCTCGCGGAGACCGTGCAGTGGTACAGAGACAACCGCGCCTGGTGGGAGCCGCTGAAGGAGCGGGCCGCGCTGTGA
- a CDS encoding glucose-1-phosphate thymidylyltransferase, with the protein MKALVLSGGAGTRLRPITHTSAKQLVPVANKPVLFYGLEAIADAGITEVGIVVGDTADEIREAVGDGSRFGIEVTYIPQDAPLGLAHAVLIAREFLGDDDFVMYLGDNFIVGGITGLVEEFRAERPEAQILLTQVPNPTSFGVAELDAQGRVVGLEEKPKQPKSDLALVGVYLFTPAIHEAVRSIEPSWRGELEITHAIQWLIDEKRDVRSTTISGYWKDTGNVADMLEVNRSVLETVPPSNEGTVDEDSEIIGRVRIEAGARVTGSRIVGPVIIGAGTVVSDAYIGPFTSVSEDCRIEDSEIEYSIVLRGSSVTGVRRVEASLIGRDVEVTPAPRNPSAHRLVLGDHSKVQISS; encoded by the coding sequence GTGAAGGCACTCGTGCTCTCCGGGGGAGCGGGCACTCGCCTCCGCCCGATCACCCACACCTCGGCCAAACAGCTCGTGCCGGTCGCCAACAAGCCCGTGCTCTTCTACGGCCTGGAAGCGATCGCCGACGCCGGGATCACCGAAGTCGGCATCGTGGTCGGCGACACCGCCGACGAGATCCGGGAAGCGGTCGGCGACGGCTCGCGGTTCGGCATCGAGGTCACCTACATCCCGCAGGACGCGCCGCTCGGGCTGGCCCACGCGGTGCTGATCGCGCGGGAGTTCCTCGGCGACGACGACTTCGTCATGTACCTCGGCGACAACTTCATCGTCGGCGGCATCACCGGTCTGGTGGAGGAGTTCCGGGCCGAGCGGCCCGAGGCGCAGATCCTGCTGACCCAGGTGCCCAACCCGACGTCCTTCGGTGTCGCGGAACTCGACGCCCAGGGACGGGTGGTGGGCCTGGAGGAGAAGCCGAAGCAGCCCAAGAGCGACCTGGCGCTCGTCGGCGTCTACCTCTTCACCCCGGCCATACACGAGGCCGTCCGCTCCATCGAGCCGTCCTGGCGCGGCGAGTTGGAGATCACGCACGCCATCCAGTGGCTGATCGACGAGAAGCGCGACGTCCGCTCCACCACGATCTCCGGCTACTGGAAGGACACCGGCAACGTCGCCGACATGCTGGAGGTCAACCGCTCGGTCCTGGAGACCGTCCCCCCGTCGAACGAGGGCACGGTCGACGAGGACAGCGAGATCATCGGCCGGGTCCGCATCGAGGCGGGCGCCCGGGTCACCGGCAGCCGGATCGTCGGACCCGTGATCATCGGGGCCGGGACGGTCGTCAGCGACGCGTACATCGGCCCGTTCACCTCGGTGTCCGAGGACTGCCGGATCGAGGACAGCGAAATCGAGTATTCCATCGTGCTGCGCGGCTCGTCCGTGACCGGTGTGCGCCGGGTGGAGGCCTCGCTCATCGGACGTGACGTCGAGGTCACGCCCGCTCCCCGTAACCCGTCGGCCCACCGGCTCGTGCTCGGTGATCACAGCAAGGTGCAGATCTCCTCATGA
- a CDS encoding Rne/Rng family ribonuclease → MLEPTEPTEGSELNTPSDTLPPRRRRRAASRPAGPPVAAAAEAPDEVTPAIPAAAETAAEEPTVTEETVTEEAPAPRTRRRATRRASAPTGSPAADTAVAETVVPVAEESAPAEAAAVETPAAETTEEAPAPRRRRATRRASAPTGSPAAAETPAAETVVPAAEPEAEAEAEAVEETVTEEAPAPRTRRRATRRASAPAGAPVATGTEAAPEAVSEPAPAAVSEPAPAAVSEADADAAPEAAVEEEAPRRGRRRATRRVAAPAEAPETVEAPVSADEETKPAEEAAAEAPAAEEAAPRRARRRSVRRAATGFSEPARAAGDEAAEEDSPRRPARPAVAVFQAPVFTEPQFQTPERAAAAAAAEAEVEEPEEPAAEEPQEEPVASRRRRRRRGEPAETEAPQVVETEDEAEEADAEAEDGVEGDSEESEETGSRRRRRRGGRRRRRGESADSEAEGEEGDEFAADQDDRADQEAADTAEQIEEDAEDEHGDEGGSSSSSSRRRRRRRRRAGDASPDAEPGDGDPERTVVKVREPRPKAEPSDEVQSIKGSTRLEAKKQRRREGREQGRRRVPIITEAEFLARREAVERVMVVRQSGERTQIGVLEDGVLVEHYVNKEQATSYVGNVYLGKVQNVLPSMEAAFIDIGKGRNAVLYAGEVNFEALGMANGPRRIESALKSGQSVLVQVTKDPIGHKGARLTSQVSLPGRYLVYVPEGSMTGISRKLPDTERARLKTILKKIVPEDAGVIVRTAAEGASEDELRRDVERLQQQWEDIQKKTKNGNAPTLLYGEPDMTVRVVRDIFNEDFTKVVVSGDDAWETIHGYVSHVAPDLADRLSKWTSEVDVFATYRIDEQLAKALDRKVWLPSGGSLVIDRTEAMVVVDVNTGKFTGQGGNLEETVTRNNLEAAEEIVRQLRLRDLGGIIVIDFIDMVLESNRDLVLRRLLECLGRDRTKHQVAEVTSLGLVQMTRKRVGQGLLESFSETCVHCNGRGVIVHMEQPTSVGGGGKRKKRGRGGIEHVHEAAVAAEAAEAADHDEVETEAEVAAELAEPVALPAPFEPDEELYSSAAEAEAAATRGRSRRRASRRASAPAGAPRRERASERADRSEQREPEGQVEETVPTAQDVTVAEEVERPVQPEPAAEAHAEPVAAEDPVVEEAAPKGRTRRRATRKVSAPAGSPAGAEAAVVTVAEAAPAVEAPVEQPEAQPEAPAESAAPARPRRRAVRKATAPTAPEEAAVVVVPTATETETVAAEETEAPAKKTARKTAKKATAKKAATKKTAAKKTAAKKTVAKKTTAKKAAAKKTAAAEQQPLSSVSTTADES, encoded by the coding sequence ATGCTCGAGCCGACCGAACCCACCGAGGGTTCCGAACTCAACACCCCCAGCGACACCCTGCCGCCGCGCCGCCGGCGCCGTGCCGCATCCCGGCCGGCGGGTCCGCCGGTCGCCGCCGCGGCCGAAGCGCCGGACGAGGTGACGCCGGCCATACCGGCCGCCGCCGAGACCGCCGCGGAAGAGCCGACGGTGACCGAGGAGACGGTGACCGAAGAGGCACCCGCGCCGCGTACGCGTCGGCGTGCCACCCGCCGGGCGTCCGCGCCCACCGGGTCCCCCGCCGCTGACACCGCCGTCGCCGAGACGGTCGTGCCGGTGGCCGAGGAGAGCGCGCCCGCCGAGGCCGCCGCTGTCGAGACCCCGGCCGCCGAAACCACCGAAGAAGCGCCCGCGCCGCGGCGTCGCCGCGCCACCCGCCGGGCCTCCGCGCCCACCGGGTCCCCGGCCGCCGCCGAGACCCCGGCTGCCGAGACCGTCGTACCCGCGGCCGAACCGGAGGCCGAGGCCGAGGCCGAGGCTGTCGAGGAGACGGTGACCGAAGAGGCGCCTGCGCCGCGTACGCGTCGGCGTGCCACCCGCCGGGCCTCCGCGCCCGCCGGTGCGCCGGTCGCCACCGGCACCGAGGCCGCCCCTGAGGCCGTTTCCGAGCCCGCTCCCGCGGCTGTCTCCGAGCCTGCTCCCGCGGCCGTTTCCGAGGCCGATGCCGACGCCGCCCCCGAGGCCGCCGTCGAGGAAGAGGCCCCGCGTCGGGGTCGTCGGCGTGCCACGCGTCGAGTGGCCGCGCCCGCCGAGGCGCCCGAGACCGTGGAGGCGCCCGTGAGCGCTGACGAAGAGACCAAGCCCGCCGAGGAAGCCGCTGCCGAGGCCCCCGCCGCCGAGGAGGCCGCCCCGCGCCGCGCCCGCCGGCGTTCCGTGCGCCGCGCCGCCACCGGGTTCTCCGAGCCCGCGCGGGCCGCCGGTGACGAGGCCGCCGAGGAGGACTCGCCGCGCCGCCCCGCGCGGCCCGCCGTGGCCGTGTTCCAGGCGCCCGTGTTCACCGAGCCGCAGTTCCAGACGCCCGAGCGGGCCGCCGCCGCGGCCGCCGCCGAGGCGGAGGTCGAGGAGCCCGAGGAGCCCGCCGCCGAGGAGCCCCAGGAGGAGCCGGTCGCCTCGCGGCGCCGTCGCCGCCGCCGGGGTGAGCCCGCGGAGACCGAGGCGCCGCAGGTCGTCGAGACCGAGGACGAGGCCGAGGAGGCCGACGCCGAGGCCGAGGACGGCGTCGAGGGCGACTCGGAGGAGTCCGAGGAGACCGGGTCCCGTCGTCGCCGTCGTCGTGGCGGCCGTCGCCGGCGCCGTGGCGAGTCCGCCGACTCCGAGGCCGAGGGCGAGGAGGGCGACGAGTTCGCCGCCGATCAGGACGACCGGGCCGATCAGGAAGCTGCGGACACCGCCGAGCAGATCGAGGAGGACGCCGAGGACGAGCACGGCGACGAGGGCGGTTCCTCGTCCTCCAGCAGCCGTCGCCGCCGGCGCCGTCGTCGTCGTGCCGGTGACGCCTCCCCGGACGCCGAGCCCGGTGACGGCGACCCCGAGCGGACCGTCGTCAAGGTGCGCGAGCCGCGCCCGAAGGCGGAGCCGTCCGACGAGGTGCAGTCCATCAAGGGCTCGACCCGTCTGGAAGCCAAGAAGCAGCGGCGTCGGGAAGGCCGCGAGCAGGGCCGCCGCCGCGTCCCGATCATCACCGAGGCCGAGTTCCTGGCCCGCCGCGAGGCCGTCGAGCGCGTGATGGTCGTCCGGCAGAGCGGTGAGCGCACGCAGATCGGCGTCCTGGAGGACGGCGTGCTCGTCGAGCACTACGTCAACAAGGAGCAGGCCACCTCGTACGTCGGCAACGTGTACCTGGGCAAGGTCCAGAACGTGCTGCCGTCCATGGAGGCCGCGTTCATCGACATCGGCAAGGGGCGCAACGCGGTCCTGTACGCCGGTGAGGTCAACTTCGAGGCGCTGGGCATGGCCAACGGGCCGCGGCGCATCGAGTCCGCCCTGAAGTCCGGCCAGTCGGTGCTCGTCCAGGTGACGAAGGACCCGATCGGCCACAAGGGCGCCCGTCTGACCAGCCAGGTCTCCCTGCCGGGCCGCTACCTCGTGTACGTCCCCGAGGGCTCGATGACCGGCATCAGCCGCAAGCTGCCCGACACCGAGCGGGCCCGGCTGAAGACCATCCTCAAGAAGATCGTCCCCGAGGACGCGGGCGTCATCGTGCGCACCGCCGCGGAGGGCGCCAGCGAGGACGAACTGCGCCGCGATGTCGAGCGACTGCAGCAGCAGTGGGAGGACATCCAGAAGAAGACCAAGAACGGCAACGCGCCGACGCTGCTGTACGGCGAGCCGGACATGACCGTCCGGGTCGTCCGCGACATCTTCAACGAGGACTTCACCAAGGTCGTCGTCAGCGGCGACGACGCGTGGGAGACCATCCACGGCTACGTCTCGCACGTCGCGCCCGACCTCGCCGACCGGCTGTCGAAGTGGACCAGCGAGGTCGACGTCTTCGCCACGTACCGGATCGACGAGCAGCTCGCCAAGGCGCTGGACCGCAAGGTCTGGCTGCCCAGCGGCGGTTCGCTGGTCATCGACCGGACCGAGGCGATGGTCGTCGTCGACGTCAACACCGGCAAGTTCACCGGTCAGGGCGGCAACCTCGAGGAGACGGTCACCAGGAACAACCTGGAGGCGGCCGAGGAGATCGTGCGTCAGCTGCGGCTGCGCGACCTCGGCGGCATCATCGTCATCGACTTCATCGACATGGTGCTGGAGTCCAACCGGGACCTGGTGCTGCGGCGCCTGCTTGAGTGCCTGGGCCGGGACCGGACCAAGCACCAGGTCGCCGAGGTGACCTCGCTGGGCCTGGTCCAGATGACCCGCAAGCGGGTCGGCCAGGGCCTCCTCGAGTCGTTCTCCGAGACCTGCGTCCACTGCAACGGCCGCGGTGTCATCGTCCACATGGAGCAGCCGACCTCCGTCGGCGGTGGCGGCAAGCGCAAGAAGCGCGGCCGCGGCGGCATCGAGCACGTGCACGAGGCCGCGGTGGCGGCGGAAGCGGCCGAGGCCGCCGACCACGACGAGGTGGAGACCGAGGCCGAGGTCGCCGCCGAGCTCGCCGAGCCGGTCGCGCTGCCCGCGCCCTTCGAGCCGGACGAGGAGCTGTACAGCAGCGCCGCCGAGGCGGAGGCCGCGGCCACCCGGGGCCGTTCGCGGCGCCGGGCGAGCCGTCGGGCGTCCGCTCCGGCCGGTGCGCCGCGTCGCGAGAGGGCGTCCGAGCGGGCCGACAGGTCCGAGCAGCGCGAGCCGGAGGGGCAGGTCGAGGAGACCGTCCCGACCGCGCAGGACGTCACCGTCGCGGAGGAGGTCGAGCGTCCGGTGCAGCCGGAGCCGGCCGCCGAGGCGCACGCCGAGCCGGTCGCCGCCGAGGACCCGGTCGTCGAGGAGGCCGCGCCCAAGGGCCGTACCCGCCGCCGTGCCACCCGCAAGGTGTCCGCGCCCGCCGGGTCGCCCGCGGGTGCCGAGGCCGCCGTGGTGACCGTCGCCGAGGCCGCTCCCGCGGTCGAGGCGCCGGTGGAGCAGCCCGAGGCCCAGCCGGAGGCGCCCGCCGAGAGCGCCGCCCCGGCCCGTCCGCGGCGCCGCGCCGTGCGCAAGGCCACCGCGCCGACCGCGCCCGAGGAGGCCGCCGTCGTGGTCGTGCCGACGGCGACGGAGACGGAGACCGTGGCCGCGGAGGAGACCGAGGCCCCCGCCAAGAAGACGGCCCGTAAGACGGCCAAGAAGGCGACGGCGAAGAAGGCCGCCACCAAGAAGACGGCGGCCAAGAAGACCGCGGCGAAGAAGACCGTCGCCAAGAAGACGACCGCCAAGAAGGCGGCCGCGAAGAAGACGGCGGCGGCCGAGCAGCAGCCGCTCTCGTCCGTCTCGACGACGGCCGACGAGAGCTGA
- a CDS encoding TIGR03936 family radical SAM-associated protein → MQRIRLRYTKRGRLRFTSHRDFQRAFERALRRAEVPMAYSAGFTPHPKVSYANAAPTGTGSEAEYLEIALTEARDPEKLRVLLDESMPLGLDIVDAVEARTSGLADRLTASVWELRLDGVEPAEAEKAVVAFNAADAVEVQRKTKNGIRSFDARSAVVRLETHSPQADRPTDQPCAILRLVVRHVTPAVRPDDVLSGLRAVADLAPPVPAAVTRLAQGLFDEETGEVTDPLAPDREAAEAPTTAAAAAKAPA, encoded by the coding sequence GTGCAGCGCATCCGACTGCGTTACACCAAGCGCGGCCGCCTCCGGTTCACCAGCCACCGTGACTTCCAGCGCGCCTTCGAGCGTGCGCTGCGCCGTGCCGAGGTGCCGATGGCGTACTCGGCGGGGTTCACGCCGCATCCGAAGGTGTCGTACGCCAATGCCGCACCCACCGGCACGGGCAGTGAGGCGGAGTATCTGGAGATCGCCCTCACCGAGGCGCGGGACCCCGAGAAGCTCAGGGTTCTGCTCGACGAGTCGATGCCCCTCGGCCTCGACATCGTCGACGCGGTCGAGGCCCGGACGTCCGGGCTCGCCGACCGGCTGACCGCCTCGGTGTGGGAGCTGCGGCTCGACGGAGTGGAGCCGGCGGAGGCCGAGAAGGCCGTTGTCGCCTTCAACGCCGCCGACGCCGTCGAGGTCCAGCGCAAGACCAAGAACGGCATCCGTTCTTTCGACGCCCGCTCCGCAGTCGTACGGCTGGAGACGCACAGTCCCCAGGCTGATAGGCCGACGGACCAGCCCTGTGCGATACTGCGGCTGGTTGTTCGGCACGTGACGCCTGCCGTACGACCCGACGACGTCCTGTCCGGTCTCCGCGCCGTGGCCGACCTGGCGCCGCCGGTCCCCGCAGCGGTGACCAGGCTGGCGCAGGGGCTGTTCGATGAAGAGACCGGCGAGGTGACCGACCCGCTCGCGCCCGACCGCGAGGCAGCTGAGGCCCCCACAACGGCCGCTGCCGCCGCGAAGGCGCCGGCGTAG